From Topomyia yanbarensis strain Yona2022 chromosome 1, ASM3024719v1, whole genome shotgun sequence, one genomic window encodes:
- the LOC131676835 gene encoding E3 ubiquitin-protein ligase TRIM37-like has product MHSADTRVFLALAEKLEKVLFVSCFYRCGNCEMIDESSDFEDSADCSESSESSEESCGNQEMVASRTKQVLCELHEQELKLFCLSCAKLICADCFLVDGAHMRHMIDYVPKVYDEKQMKLQEKFVILEDHVQRLQQDVAKSEQNLKFIHDAEQTVIQEIEALCLKAKLSVSRLTAKRKQTLQMYAEVATNMQTLNKIIQEKAKHLRMEEFIEQERSVHQQCDEFIAGCVEHRFSPAQFEDIGCDLLPPYEMRTYTLRNFDKTTDWHFRMRLSCDILWNVSLSKTNDFSVLGIPSDNEMNNFSFKLLVVIVHDDMRKTIQKSFLLDGDLKEEKIATVSLLTSEGFVNKDNELVVKIGLRPQNVLVENQILKSLNAVQSKFCVTYFNLELSAATNKKSDSTLLVDRANRNWCLRVLPFKLSAPNSKLGLFIILLTQTAAKCLFFIELMHDDPKKNVRRCGVSTFEQIDSAFGYKDFLDRTILINEPGFYTNGVMRLRFGVQPLDNWNYRIDSKIDCCDNEIGEAES; this is encoded by the exons atgcactcagcAGATACCAGAGTGTTCCTGGCGCTGGCAGAAAAATTAGAAAAAGTTTTGTTTGTATCTTGTTTTTACCGTTGTGGAAATTGTGAGATGATCGATGAAAGTAGCGATTTCGAGGATTCAGCAGATTGCAGTGAATCTTCGGAATCTTCCGAAGAATCGTGCGGAAACCAAGAGATGGTTGCGAGTCGAACTAAGCAAGTGCTTTGCGAATTGCACGAACAAGAACTGAAGCTATTCTGTTTGAGCTGCGCGAAATTGATTTGCGCTGACTGCTTCCTAGTTGATGGAGCTCATATGCGCCATATGATTGATTACGTGCCAAAGGTGTATGAtgagaaacaaatgaaattacaGGAAAAATTTGTAATATTGGAGGATCATGTCCAACGCCTGCAGCAGGATGTCGCTAAAAGCGAACAAAATTTGAAGTTTATTCACGACGCAGAACAAACGGTTATCCAAGAAATTGAAGCGCTTTGTTTGAAGGCCAAGCTGAGCGTGTCGCGGTTAACTGCTAAGCGCAAACAAACACTTCAAATGTACGCCGAAGTTGCAACAAATATGCAAacattaaataaaataattcaagaaAAGGCGAAGCATTTACGAATGGAAGAGTTTATCGAACAGGAGCGATCAGTTCACCAACAATGCGATGAATTTATCGCCGGTTGTGTAGAACATCGCTTTTCACCAGCACAGTTTGAGGATATTGGATG CGACTTATTGCCTCCGTACGAAATGAGAACTTACACGTTACGCAATTTCGATAAGACTACTGATTGGCATTTTAGAATGAGATTATCCTGTGATATTCTATGGAACGTCTCCCTAAGTAAAACTAATGACTTTTCAGTATTAGGGATTCCGAGTGACAATgagatgaataatttttcattcaaGCTGCTGGTAGTGATCGTGCACGACGACATGCGAAAGACAATCCAGAAGAGTTTTCTTTTGGATGGCGATCTAAAAGAGGAAAAAATCGCAACTGTTTCATTACTTACGTCAGAAGGATTTGTTAACAAGGATAACGAACTGGTTGTGAAGATTGGTTTAAGACCTCAGAACGTGTTGGTAGAGAATCAAATCTTGAAAAGTTTAAATGCTGTACAAAGCAAGTTCTGTGTAACGTACTTTAACCTCGAACTCTCTGCAGCAACAAACAAGAAGTCTGATTCGACATTGTTAGTGGACCGCGCCAATCGTAATTGGTGTCTGCGGGTGCTCCCCTTTAAGCTTTCCGCTCCCAATTCAAAACTTGGGCTATTTATTATTTTGCTAACGCAAACTGCTGCCAAATGTCTTTTCTTCATCGAATTGATGCATGACGATcctaaaaaaaatgtgcgcagGTGTGGAGTATCAACTTTTGAGCAAATCGACTCCGCCTTCGGATATAAAGATTTTCTTGACCGTACCATTCTTATCAACGAACCAGGGTTTTACACAAACGGGGTGATGCGGCTCCGGTTTGGAGTTCAACCATTGGATAACTGGAATTACAGAATCGATTCGAAAATTGACTGTTGTGATAATGAGATAGGCGAAGCAGAGTCCTAA